In a genomic window of Leptolyngbya sp. SIO1E4:
- a CDS encoding BMP family ABC transporter substrate-binding protein translates to MPHHRRPRFTRRQVVRGLMATTAFGMVTKFGTGCSSEPGSSANGGAESSDGDFVVGFIYVGPKDDFGYNQAHAEGAAAMAANVAGIKIVEEASVPETSAVAEAMRSMIEIDGAQVLFPTSFGYFDPYILELATEFPEVQFFHAGGLYQEGEHPENVGSYFGYIDEAQYVAGIVAGHMTQSGKLGFVAAKPIPQVLRNINSFTLGAKSIKPEITTQVIFTGDWAEPVKEAEATNSMVDQGIDVVTCHVDSPKVVMETAEKRGIYTSGYHANQGPLAPQGYLTGAEWDWSSIYTSLGEQFLAGKTLMAGDIPHLLRGGLADKFCKLSPYGPAVTEEAKAAADAAKAQLLKNELVIYQGELKDNKGGIILPGGENYEQQNIELEKMDYLIEGVLGSIEG, encoded by the coding sequence ATGCCACATCATAGACGACCTCGGTTTACCCGTCGCCAAGTTGTGCGGGGATTGATGGCCACCACTGCCTTTGGGATGGTGACCAAGTTTGGCACCGGCTGTAGCTCAGAACCCGGCAGTTCAGCCAATGGAGGCGCAGAGAGTAGCGATGGCGACTTTGTAGTCGGCTTCATTTATGTAGGGCCTAAAGACGACTTTGGCTACAACCAGGCCCATGCAGAAGGGGCAGCCGCCATGGCTGCCAATGTGGCGGGCATCAAAATTGTAGAAGAGGCCAGCGTTCCTGAGACCAGTGCTGTGGCTGAAGCCATGCGCAGCATGATCGAAATTGATGGGGCCCAGGTGCTCTTTCCCACCTCTTTTGGATATTTTGACCCCTACATTTTGGAACTCGCGACAGAATTCCCAGAGGTGCAGTTTTTCCACGCAGGCGGCCTCTATCAAGAAGGTGAGCATCCCGAAAACGTCGGCAGCTACTTCGGCTACATTGACGAAGCTCAGTATGTTGCAGGCATCGTTGCAGGTCACATGACCCAATCTGGCAAGCTGGGTTTTGTTGCGGCCAAGCCCATTCCTCAAGTCTTGCGCAATATTAATAGCTTCACCCTGGGGGCCAAGTCTATCAAGCCGGAGATCACTACTCAGGTGATTTTCACCGGCGACTGGGCTGAACCCGTGAAGGAGGCAGAGGCCACAAACAGCATGGTGGATCAAGGCATTGATGTGGTCACCTGCCATGTTGATAGCCCGAAGGTGGTGATGGAAACCGCTGAAAAGCGGGGGATTTACACCAGTGGCTATCACGCGAATCAAGGGCCGCTCGCACCACAGGGGTACCTGACTGGCGCTGAGTGGGATTGGTCGAGCATTTACACCAGCTTGGGCGAGCAGTTCTTGGCGGGTAAAACGCTGATGGCTGGGGATATTCCCCACCTGTTGCGCGGTGGCCTGGCGGATAAGTTCTGTAAGCTCTCTCCCTATGGCCCAGCGGTGACTGAAGAAGCCAAAGCAGCAGCAGATGCAGCCAAAGCGCAACTCTTAAAGAATGAACTGGTGATTTACCAGGGTGAGCTGAAGGACAATAAAGGCGGCATTATCCTCCCTGGTGGCGAGAATTACGAGCAGCAAAACATTGAGCTAGAAAAGATGGACTACCTGATTGAAGGTGTCTTGGGCAGTATCGAAGGCTAG
- a CDS encoding ABC transporter permease has translation MAIAQASSKSIWSDRWRRTAEALTLPTAALGVAMVIFGVFCALAGANPIAVYGSIYKAAFGSWSAWQNTLIRAAPLMLTALCTALPARIGLVIIGNEGALVMGGLAAVVVGLNIGTALPSGVAQGVMAIAALGTGGLWIMLAGALRHYRGVNETISSLLLNYIAIAFINHLVEGPMRDVEFVTKPSSAELDASLWLGTLPNSRIHYGLLYGLIVCVIAYVLIQRTTFGFAARTAGGNVRAARIAGLPVGKLTLAICFLGGSCAGLAGMVEVAAVQKRLNESLVSNYGYAGILVAFVSRHNPLATILVAILLGGILASGGILQRSHDLPDATVLVFQGIVFLCVLFSDSLYGRLPWFQEKAS, from the coding sequence ATGGCGATCGCACAAGCCTCTTCTAAGTCGATTTGGTCTGACCGCTGGCGCAGAACCGCAGAAGCCCTCACATTACCCACGGCTGCCTTGGGGGTGGCGATGGTGATTTTTGGCGTGTTTTGTGCACTCGCCGGAGCTAATCCCATTGCCGTGTATGGCTCTATTTATAAGGCGGCCTTTGGCAGCTGGAGCGCCTGGCAAAATACCCTGATTCGGGCAGCCCCGCTGATGTTAACTGCGCTCTGTACTGCCCTCCCGGCTCGCATTGGGCTCGTCATCATCGGCAATGAAGGGGCGTTAGTGATGGGGGGCTTAGCCGCCGTGGTGGTTGGCCTCAACATTGGCACCGCTCTACCCTCAGGGGTTGCTCAGGGGGTGATGGCGATCGCGGCCCTCGGGACGGGGGGGCTGTGGATTATGCTGGCGGGTGCCCTGAGGCACTATCGCGGCGTTAATGAAACGATCAGTAGCTTGCTGTTGAACTACATTGCGATCGCCTTCATCAACCACTTGGTGGAAGGCCCAATGCGGGATGTTGAGTTTGTCACCAAGCCATCCTCGGCAGAGTTGGATGCGTCTCTGTGGTTAGGCACCCTGCCCAATAGCCGCATCCATTATGGGCTGCTGTATGGCCTCATCGTGTGCGTGATTGCCTATGTGCTGATCCAGCGGACGACGTTTGGATTTGCCGCTAGAACGGCAGGCGGCAACGTTCGCGCCGCTAGAATTGCGGGGCTGCCGGTGGGCAAGCTCACCCTGGCTATCTGCTTCCTTGGGGGCTCGTGTGCGGGGCTAGCGGGGATGGTGGAGGTCGCTGCAGTGCAGAAGCGACTGAACGAATCCCTGGTGTCTAACTATGGCTATGCAGGCATTTTGGTGGCGTTTGTGTCACGCCACAACCCGTTAGCCACGATTTTGGTGGCGATATTGCTGGGGGGGATTTTGGCCAGCGGCGGAATTTTGCAGCGATCGCACGACTTACCCGACGCCACGGTGCTAGTCTTTCAAGGAATTGTCTTTTTGTGTGTGCTGTTCAGCGATTCGCTCTACGGTCGTCTCCCCTGGTTTCAAGAGAAAGCGTCTTAG
- a CDS encoding DUF4157 domain-containing protein — protein MLQAKMDNCWAKRIEQARAQPNLLEILIRNAEATHISEPNVSIQPNTLQAKGDTTGDHLESSVERQPNKTGLPDALKAGLENISGYSLDDVRVHYNSPKPAEVQALAYTQGTVIHVAPEQEEHLPHEAWHVVQQMQGRVKPTMQMKGVEINDDEGLEKEADAMGNKLKHRQMPATFPASINLSRSHALLPIVQRQIGDDGDQKFVINIKTNEIYLAKRNTSGSYDLYSQNSNGEYSYSLEVKADDPDYHLYEEEGFSIRVDQSGRRVYTLMPTTTEPDEFTGLHQQAGGGGKEGDFSYSDMSRAFHNALKKVEPEEADNAIKTGSNLPLKEGEIDLDLDQDLDLQLIPFHLSTYQNFHTPPNLKSKKRKDENPWRQKELDFTKEVMQLPDASGLKKILPELEGPEDKQSQLRNIYPGPIDIGFPPDEDKTLFDYSRNKAVFLLNKKFRLDAYKKSEAGEKSRKAITHSYLEMLKTQDDSTVTNPESYVKTNLGLKLTQTESDDESFDEDSEWKSSDDEVDQDVYDSEDDLETASKKRITYLNTLGTQVKLQNTKILEDEIAINRAREGRKRLVKGKNLPSLRRAAKRLRKHKRLLARLEKRHSKQFPKLGIKFKAIRKQKQNYEKKQALLNKLRPKYSNNPIFKRYDQEVAAYGRKIPVKDLRDRSEDLLFRIGEATLKKILEEEKNSVKSPKKRKREETSIKSPRKRRKKPVPKKQKNPVQQWADSHDGIAMYGQSDGNNCLIYAIAYAVGYNIPHTIVKRIRASLIRARIANKGGFLPAYGRSVELIAQHIYARLMGMGRRIPALRIQIDTVLRGIAPVIAGRGDQTVYIFHDGLHFWWLKQN, from the coding sequence ATGCTGCAAGCCAAGATGGATAACTGCTGGGCAAAACGGATTGAACAAGCTCGAGCACAGCCAAACTTGTTGGAAATCCTCATTCGTAATGCTGAGGCAACCCACATCAGCGAACCAAACGTCTCTATTCAGCCCAACACGCTTCAAGCGAAAGGTGACACTACAGGAGATCATCTAGAGTCATCAGTGGAACGGCAACCCAACAAAACAGGATTGCCTGATGCTCTCAAAGCAGGATTGGAGAATATATCAGGATATTCCCTTGATGACGTTAGGGTTCACTATAATTCGCCGAAACCAGCCGAGGTACAGGCACTCGCCTACACCCAAGGTACGGTAATTCATGTTGCTCCAGAGCAAGAAGAACATTTACCCCATGAAGCATGGCACGTCGTTCAGCAGATGCAGGGAAGGGTAAAACCGACGATGCAAATGAAGGGAGTAGAAATTAATGATGATGAGGGATTAGAGAAGGAAGCAGATGCGATGGGCAACAAATTGAAGCATCGCCAAATGCCTGCCACTTTCCCTGCATCGATAAATTTGTCTAGATCACACGCTTTATTACCAATCGTTCAAAGGCAAATTGGCGATGATGGAGACCAAAAATTTGTAATCAATATCAAAACGAACGAAATCTACTTAGCCAAGAGAAATACGAGTGGTTCTTACGACCTTTATTCCCAAAATTCTAATGGAGAGTATAGCTATAGCCTGGAAGTGAAAGCAGACGATCCCGACTACCATTTGTACGAAGAAGAAGGGTTTTCTATTCGAGTAGATCAATCAGGAAGAAGAGTGTATACTCTGATGCCGACTACTACAGAGCCAGATGAATTTACTGGACTCCATCAACAAGCTGGCGGGGGTGGTAAGGAAGGTGATTTTTCTTATTCTGACATGTCTCGTGCATTCCATAATGCACTTAAAAAAGTAGAGCCTGAAGAGGCAGATAATGCCATTAAAACAGGATCCAATCTACCGTTAAAAGAAGGCGAGATTGATCTGGATTTGGATCAGGATTTAGACCTGCAATTGATCCCATTTCATCTATCGACTTATCAAAACTTCCATACACCACCCAATCTAAAGTCGAAAAAGAGGAAAGATGAGAATCCATGGAGACAGAAAGAATTAGACTTCACCAAAGAGGTCATGCAGTTGCCTGATGCGTCTGGCTTGAAAAAGATACTTCCTGAGCTAGAGGGACCAGAAGATAAGCAAAGCCAATTGCGCAATATTTATCCAGGCCCAATAGATATTGGTTTTCCACCAGACGAAGATAAAACACTGTTCGATTACAGCCGCAACAAAGCAGTATTTCTGCTTAACAAAAAATTTCGACTGGACGCCTACAAGAAAAGTGAAGCAGGTGAGAAATCCAGGAAAGCAATTACACATTCCTACTTGGAGATGCTAAAGACTCAAGACGACAGTACCGTTACTAACCCTGAAAGCTATGTGAAAACAAACTTAGGATTGAAGCTTACTCAAACAGAGAGTGATGATGAGTCTTTCGACGAGGATTCGGAATGGAAGTCAAGCGATGATGAAGTAGATCAAGACGTGTATGATTCGGAAGATGATCTAGAAACAGCTTCCAAAAAGCGTATTACATACCTCAATACTTTGGGTACACAGGTAAAGCTGCAAAATACCAAAATATTAGAGGATGAGATAGCAATAAACCGAGCAAGGGAAGGAAGGAAAAGGCTAGTAAAAGGAAAGAACCTTCCATCTTTACGCCGGGCTGCAAAACGTCTGAGGAAGCATAAACGGTTACTTGCTCGACTGGAAAAAAGGCATTCAAAGCAATTTCCAAAACTGGGCATCAAATTTAAGGCAATCCGTAAACAAAAGCAAAATTATGAAAAAAAGCAAGCGTTGTTGAATAAACTGCGCCCAAAATATTCTAACAACCCGATTTTCAAGAGGTATGATCAAGAGGTTGCTGCTTATGGTAGAAAGATCCCAGTCAAAGATTTAAGAGACAGATCCGAAGATTTGCTGTTCCGTATCGGAGAGGCAACTCTTAAGAAAATACTGGAGGAGGAAAAAAATTCAGTAAAGAGTCCAAAAAAACGAAAAAGGGAAGAAACTTCAATAAAGAGTCCAAGAAAACGACGTAAGAAACCCGTTCCGAAAAAGCAGAAAAATCCAGTTCAGCAGTGGGCAGATTCTCATGATGGCATAGCTATGTACGGGCAAAGCGATGGAAATAACTGCTTGATTTATGCGATCGCCTATGCAGTCGGGTATAACATTCCTCACACAATAGTTAAGCGTATTAGGGCATCACTAATAAGAGCCCGAATAGCAAATAAGGGAGGCTTTTTACCCGCGTACGGTAGGTCAGTAGAGCTAATAGCGCAACATATCTACGCCAGATTGATGGGGATGGGCAGAAGGATTCCTGCACTTCGCATTCAAATTGATACTGTATTGCGTGGTATTGCACCCGTAATCGCAGGAAGAGGAGACCAGACAGTTTATATTTTCCATGATGGCCTACATTTCTGGTGGCTGAAGCAGAATTGA